A genomic window from Vagococcus sp. CY52-2 includes:
- the uvrA gene encoding excinuclease ABC subunit UvrA has product MANDKIVIRGARAHNLKNIDVTIPRDKLVVITGLSGSGKSSLAFDTLYAEGQRRYVESLSSYARQFLGQMDKPDVDSIDGLSPAISIDQKTTSKNPRSTVGTVTEINDYLRLLFARVGEPICPNDGTKISSQSPEQMTDKLLELEERTRIQILAPLIRGKKGQHKKVFEKIKKDGFVRVRVDGETYDNSEVPELEKNKKHDVEIIVDRIVIKDGVRSRLFDSLELALRLADGYVLVDVMGQEEMLFSEHYACPYCGFTVGNIEPRLFSFNTPFGACPECDGLSVKLEVDADLVVPDEMKTLREGAIVPWNPISSNYYPNMLEQACEQFGIDFDTPFKELTKEQKDLLFRGSGEKTFHFHYKNEFGGVRDVDIPFEGILTNINRRYHETNSDYTREQMKLYMTELTCETCHGYRLNKEALSVKIDGKHIGEISDLSVNKSLNYMSKLTFGEQDTIISQPILKEIKDRLSFLENVGLGYLTLSRSAGTLSGGEAQRIRLATQIGSNLSGVLYILDEPSIGLHQRDNNRLIDSLKKMRDLGNTLVVVEHDEDTMRAADYLIDIGPGAGEQGGEIISAGTPEEVEKDPHSLTGQYLSGKRKIDVPTERREGNGECVKITGAKENNLKNLSVEFPMGKFVAVTGVSGSGKSTLVNTILKKALAQKINRNSAKPGKFDKITGYESIEKIIDIDQSPIGRTPRSNPATYTSVFDDIRDLFAKTNEAKTRGYKKGRFSFNVKGGRCEACRGDGIIKIEMHFLPDVYVPCEVCHGQRYNSETLEVRYKGKNIAEILEMTVEESVDFFQAIPKIHRKLQTIVDVGLGYVKLGQSATTLSGGEAQRMKLASELHKRSSGKNFYILDEPTTGLHTEDISRLLEVLNRLVDSGNTVLVIEHNLDVIKTADYVIDLGPEGGDGGGTIIATGTPEDIIKVEESYTGYYLKEVMER; this is encoded by the coding sequence ATGGCAAATGATAAAATAGTGATTCGTGGTGCAAGAGCACATAATTTAAAAAATATAGATGTAACTATTCCAAGAGATAAACTCGTCGTGATTACAGGACTTTCTGGTTCAGGAAAAAGTTCCTTAGCATTTGATACGTTATACGCTGAAGGGCAACGTCGTTATGTCGAAAGTTTGTCGTCATACGCACGACAATTTTTAGGGCAAATGGATAAGCCAGATGTTGATAGTATTGATGGGTTGAGTCCAGCCATTTCAATTGACCAAAAGACAACCAGTAAAAATCCTCGTTCAACAGTTGGGACCGTCACGGAGATAAATGACTATTTAAGGCTATTATTCGCTCGAGTAGGTGAGCCTATTTGTCCAAATGATGGTACGAAAATTAGTAGTCAGTCTCCAGAGCAGATGACAGACAAATTGTTAGAGTTAGAAGAAAGAACGAGAATTCAGATTCTAGCACCACTCATTCGTGGGAAAAAAGGACAACATAAAAAAGTATTTGAAAAAATCAAAAAAGATGGGTTTGTCCGAGTGAGAGTTGATGGGGAAACCTATGATAATTCTGAAGTGCCAGAGTTAGAAAAAAATAAAAAGCATGATGTTGAAATTATCGTTGACCGTATTGTGATAAAAGATGGCGTTCGCTCAAGATTGTTTGACTCACTTGAATTGGCGTTGCGTTTGGCAGATGGTTATGTATTAGTAGATGTGATGGGACAAGAAGAGATGTTGTTTAGTGAGCATTACGCTTGCCCTTACTGTGGATTTACAGTAGGCAATATTGAACCTCGATTGTTTTCATTTAATACGCCATTTGGTGCGTGTCCAGAGTGTGATGGATTAAGTGTTAAGTTGGAAGTAGATGCAGACTTAGTTGTTCCAGATGAGATGAAAACGTTACGTGAAGGAGCGATTGTACCGTGGAATCCAATCAGCTCAAATTACTACCCAAATATGTTAGAACAAGCCTGCGAACAATTTGGTATTGATTTTGATACACCATTTAAAGAATTAACAAAAGAACAAAAAGATTTATTGTTCAGAGGGTCTGGAGAAAAGACGTTCCATTTCCACTATAAAAATGAGTTTGGTGGCGTGCGTGATGTTGATATTCCTTTTGAAGGGATTTTAACAAATATTAATCGTCGTTATCACGAAACAAATAGTGATTATACAAGAGAACAAATGAAGCTATACATGACAGAATTAACATGTGAAACGTGTCATGGTTATCGACTAAACAAAGAAGCCTTATCGGTAAAAATTGATGGGAAACATATTGGAGAAATCAGTGATTTATCAGTAAATAAATCATTAAATTATATGTCCAAGTTAACGTTTGGTGAACAAGATACCATAATTTCACAGCCAATTTTAAAAGAAATAAAAGATAGATTAAGTTTCTTAGAAAATGTCGGTTTGGGGTATTTAACGCTAAGCCGTTCTGCTGGAACATTATCGGGTGGAGAAGCCCAACGTATTCGTCTCGCTACTCAAATTGGGTCAAATCTATCAGGTGTACTATACATTTTAGATGAGCCATCTATTGGATTGCATCAGCGAGACAATAATCGCTTAATTGATTCGCTTAAAAAGATGCGTGATTTAGGTAATACACTAGTTGTTGTGGAACATGATGAAGATACAATGCGAGCGGCAGATTATCTAATCGATATTGGTCCAGGTGCTGGTGAACAAGGTGGAGAAATTATATCAGCTGGAACGCCAGAAGAAGTGGAAAAAGATCCACATTCATTAACTGGTCAATATTTATCTGGTAAAAGGAAAATCGATGTCCCTACAGAACGACGTGAAGGCAATGGTGAATGTGTTAAAATTACTGGTGCCAAAGAAAATAACTTGAAGAATCTATCAGTTGAATTTCCGATGGGGAAATTTGTTGCGGTTACTGGTGTCTCTGGTTCTGGTAAAAGTACATTGGTTAATACGATTTTAAAGAAAGCTCTGGCTCAAAAAATTAATCGTAATTCAGCTAAACCTGGTAAGTTTGATAAGATTACAGGCTATGAATCGATTGAAAAAATAATTGATATTGATCAAAGTCCGATTGGACGAACACCAAGAAGTAATCCGGCAACTTATACGAGTGTGTTTGATGATATACGTGATTTGTTTGCTAAAACCAATGAAGCCAAAACACGTGGTTATAAAAAGGGGCGTTTTAGTTTTAATGTGAAAGGTGGCCGATGTGAAGCATGTCGTGGTGACGGTATCATCAAAATCGAGATGCACTTTTTACCAGATGTGTATGTTCCTTGTGAAGTGTGTCATGGTCAACGATATAATTCTGAAACATTAGAAGTGAGATATAAAGGAAAAAATATTGCAGAAATATTAGAGATGACAGTGGAAGAATCTGTTGACTTTTTCCAAGCGATTCCTAAAATACATCGTAAGCTTCAAACGATTGTGGATGTCGGACTTGGTTACGTGAAGTTAGGTCAATCAGCAACTACCTTATCTGGTGGGGAAGCACAACGTATGAAGTTAGCCAGTGAATTACATAAACGTTCATCAGGTAAAAATTTCTACATATTGGATGAACCAACAACAGGTCTTCATACTGAAGATATTAGTCGCTTACTTGAAGTACTAAATCGTTTAGTGGATAGTGGAAACACTGTCCTGGTTATTGAGCACAATCTTGATGTCATTAAAACGGCTGATTATGTGATTGATTTAGGACCAGAAGGTGGAGATGGTGGTGGAACCATTATCGCAACTGGAACACCAGAAGACATTATTAAAGTAGAAGAAAGTTATACAGGCTATTATTTAAAAGAAGTGATGGAACGTTAA
- the pstC gene encoding phosphate ABC transporter permease subunit PstC has product MEDIQSKLLKKSKKAKLEQFGKTISFIAILFIVVVVVAIFYFVASKGLATFFKDKVNLFDFLFGKEWNPGSVSDSGKPLVGALPMITGSFIVTLLSAIIATPFAIGAAVFMTEISPKLGTKILQPVIELLVGIPSVVYGFIGLSVVVPAVRNVFGGSGFGILAGTFVLFVMILPTVTSMTIDALKSVPRHYREASLALGATRWQTIYKVVLRAAIPGILTAVVFGMARAFGEALAIQMVIGNASLMPHNLITPASTLTSVLTMGIGNTVMGTLENNALWSLALLLLLMSLFFNVVTRLIGKKGELK; this is encoded by the coding sequence TTGGAAGATATTCAAAGCAAATTGCTAAAAAAGTCAAAAAAAGCAAAATTAGAACAATTTGGTAAGACTATTAGTTTTATTGCCATTTTATTTATTGTTGTCGTTGTCGTTGCCATCTTTTATTTTGTAGCGAGTAAAGGTTTAGCTACCTTCTTTAAAGATAAAGTAAATCTATTCGATTTTCTTTTTGGAAAAGAATGGAACCCAGGATCTGTGAGTGACTCTGGAAAACCATTGGTTGGAGCATTGCCAATGATTACAGGCTCGTTTATTGTGACACTATTATCCGCCATTATTGCAACGCCTTTTGCGATTGGTGCAGCGGTTTTTATGACAGAGATTTCACCAAAATTAGGAACAAAAATATTACAACCAGTTATTGAATTATTGGTTGGTATTCCTTCAGTTGTTTATGGATTTATTGGGCTATCTGTTGTTGTTCCTGCTGTACGTAATGTATTTGGAGGGTCTGGATTTGGTATTTTGGCTGGAACTTTTGTTTTATTTGTTATGATTTTACCAACAGTAACATCAATGACAATTGATGCATTAAAATCTGTACCAAGACATTATCGTGAAGCATCATTAGCACTTGGCGCAACACGTTGGCAAACAATCTATAAGGTAGTGCTAAGGGCGGCAATTCCAGGTATTTTAACTGCTGTTGTATTTGGTATGGCAAGAGCCTTTGGGGAAGCTTTAGCCATTCAAATGGTTATTGGTAATGCTTCACTGATGCCACATAACTTAATTACACCAGCCTCAACTTTAACAAGTGTGTTAACTATGGGAATAGGAAATACTGTTATGGGAACACTTGAAAACAATGCACTTTGGTCATTAGCTTTACTATTGCTATTAATGTCTCTATTCTTTAATGTTGTGACACGATTAATTGGTAAAAAAGGAGAGCTGAAATAA
- the uvrB gene encoding excinuclease ABC subunit UvrB, translating into MIDRQTNNTFDLVSKYEPAGDQPEAIKQLVKNIENNEKAQILMGVTGSGKTFTMSNVIQQVNKPTLIIAHNKTLAGQLYSEFKEFFPNNAVEYFVSYYDYYQPEAYVPSSDTYIEKDSSVNDEIDKLRHSATSSLLERNDVIVVASVSCIYGLGDPREYQNQVLSLREGMEMERDQLLRHLVDIQFERNDIDFQRGRFRVRGDVVEIFLASKDDFALRIEFFGDEIDRIREFNALTGEIIGDREHVAIFPATHFVTNEEHLEEAIAKIQKELDWRLKELRSEEKLLEAQRLEQRTNYDIEMMREMGYCSGIENYSRHMDGRREGEAPYTLLDFFPDDFLIMVDESHVTMPQIRGMYNGDRARKQMLVDYGFRLPSALDNRPLRLEEFEEKVDQIMYVSATPGPYEMEQTDDIVEQIIRPTGLLDPVIEVRPIMGQIDDLVGEIYEHVERNERVFITTLTKKMSEDLTDYFKELGIKVKYLHSDIKTLERTEIIRDLRLGEFDVLIGINLLREGLDVPEVSLVAILDADKEGFLRSERSLIQTIGRAARNADGKVIMYADKITDSMERAMSETSRRRTIQEEYNAEHGIVPKTIKKDIRDLIRITKESEDESADSVSIKEQYNAMDRDGKEAVLLDIELQMKDAAKALDFEKAATLRDTLLELKASK; encoded by the coding sequence ATGATTGATAGACAAACAAACAATACCTTTGATTTAGTGTCAAAATATGAACCGGCTGGGGATCAACCGGAAGCGATTAAGCAATTAGTAAAGAATATAGAAAATAATGAAAAAGCTCAAATATTAATGGGGGTAACAGGATCTGGTAAAACGTTCACCATGTCTAATGTAATACAGCAAGTTAATAAACCTACCCTGATTATTGCACACAACAAAACACTTGCTGGACAACTATACAGTGAGTTTAAAGAGTTTTTTCCAAATAATGCAGTGGAGTATTTTGTGAGCTATTATGATTACTACCAACCAGAAGCCTATGTTCCTTCAAGTGATACATATATTGAAAAAGACTCGAGTGTCAATGATGAGATAGATAAATTACGCCATTCAGCGACTAGTTCCCTATTAGAGCGAAATGACGTGATTGTTGTGGCATCTGTGTCTTGTATTTATGGCTTAGGTGATCCTAGAGAATATCAAAATCAAGTTTTGTCATTACGTGAAGGGATGGAAATGGAACGGGATCAACTTCTTAGACATTTAGTTGATATTCAGTTTGAACGAAATGACATTGACTTTCAGCGTGGACGTTTCCGTGTACGCGGTGATGTTGTGGAAATATTTCTAGCGTCAAAAGATGACTTTGCTTTAAGAATTGAATTTTTTGGTGATGAGATTGACCGCATTAGAGAGTTTAATGCCTTAACAGGTGAAATTATTGGAGATAGAGAGCATGTGGCGATTTTCCCCGCGACTCACTTTGTGACGAATGAAGAGCATTTAGAAGAAGCCATCGCTAAAATTCAAAAAGAATTAGATTGGCGCTTAAAAGAACTTAGAAGTGAAGAAAAATTATTAGAAGCCCAACGATTAGAACAGCGAACTAATTATGATATTGAAATGATGCGTGAGATGGGGTATTGCTCAGGGATTGAAAATTACTCTCGGCATATGGATGGAAGACGAGAAGGAGAAGCACCTTACACTTTACTCGATTTTTTTCCTGATGATTTTTTGATAATGGTAGATGAATCCCATGTTACGATGCCTCAAATTAGGGGCATGTATAATGGGGACAGAGCAAGAAAACAAATGTTAGTGGATTATGGTTTCAGATTACCTAGTGCGTTAGATAACCGACCACTTAGATTGGAAGAATTTGAAGAAAAAGTGGACCAAATTATGTATGTGTCTGCTACTCCTGGACCGTATGAAATGGAACAAACAGATGACATTGTGGAACAAATTATTAGACCAACTGGCTTACTTGATCCAGTAATTGAAGTAAGACCAATCATGGGGCAAATTGATGATTTAGTCGGTGAAATATATGAACATGTTGAACGAAATGAGCGTGTCTTTATTACGACGTTAACGAAAAAAATGTCAGAGGACTTAACGGATTACTTTAAAGAATTAGGAATTAAAGTAAAATATTTACATAGTGACATAAAAACACTTGAGAGAACAGAAATTATTCGCGATTTACGATTAGGTGAGTTTGATGTTTTAATAGGGATTAACTTATTGCGTGAGGGATTAGATGTTCCTGAAGTGTCACTTGTTGCCATACTTGATGCTGATAAAGAAGGGTTCTTACGTAGTGAACGCTCACTTATCCAAACCATCGGACGAGCGGCAAGAAACGCCGACGGTAAAGTTATTATGTATGCTGATAAGATTACTGACTCAATGGAGCGAGCGATGTCAGAAACAAGTCGTCGTCGGACTATTCAGGAAGAATATAATGCCGAACATGGTATTGTACCGAAAACAATTAAGAAAGATATTCGTGATTTGATTCGCATTACAAAAGAAAGCGAAGATGAATCAGCTGATTCAGTGTCTATTAAAGAACAATACAATGCAATGGATAGAGATGGAAAAGAAGCTGTTTTACTTGATATTGAGTTACAAATGAAAGATGCTGCCAAGGCACTTGATTTTGAAAAAGCTGCCACATTGAGAGATACGTTGCTAGAACTAAAAGCAAGTAAATAG
- the pstA gene encoding phosphate ABC transporter permease PstA: MNAKKADKIATGVLYAVAGIITLILASLILYILGRGLPHISWSFLTTPSKSFQAGGGIGIQLFNSFYLLIITMLISIPISLGAGIYLSEYAKKNFFTNVIRTAIEVLSSLPSVVVGLFGFLVFVIQAGLGFSIISGALALTFFNLPLLTRNVEESLKAVHYTQREAGLALGLSRWETVTRVVVPEALPGILTGVILGAGRIFGEAAALIYTAGQSAPALDFTNWNPLSISSPLNIFRQAETLAVHIWKINSEGNMPDGAQVSAGASAVLIIAVLLFNFLARFLGKKLHKKITSA, encoded by the coding sequence ATGAATGCAAAAAAAGCGGATAAGATAGCAACAGGCGTATTATACGCCGTTGCAGGTATTATTACATTAATCCTGGCTAGTTTAATTTTGTATATTTTAGGTCGTGGATTACCTCATATCAGTTGGAGTTTCTTAACGACACCATCTAAGAGTTTTCAAGCTGGTGGAGGGATTGGTATTCAGTTGTTTAACTCATTTTACTTATTAATTATTACGATGCTAATTAGTATTCCAATTTCTTTAGGAGCTGGTATTTATTTATCAGAATATGCCAAGAAAAACTTTTTTACTAACGTTATTCGTACAGCGATTGAAGTATTAAGTTCACTTCCTTCAGTGGTTGTTGGTTTATTTGGATTCTTAGTGTTTGTTATTCAAGCTGGTTTAGGCTTTTCTATTATTTCTGGTGCATTAGCTTTAACGTTTTTCAACTTACCCCTCTTAACAAGAAATGTTGAAGAATCATTAAAAGCTGTGCATTATACACAACGTGAAGCAGGCTTAGCTCTTGGCTTATCAAGATGGGAAACTGTCACACGTGTTGTGGTTCCTGAAGCACTACCAGGTATTTTAACAGGCGTTATTTTAGGAGCAGGTCGTATTTTTGGTGAAGCCGCAGCATTAATTTATACTGCTGGACAAAGTGCTCCAGCACTTGATTTTACTAATTGGAACCCATTAAGCATTTCTAGTCCATTAAATATCTTTAGACAGGCAGAAACACTAGCTGTTCACATTTGGAAAATTAATAGTGAAGGTAACATGCCAGATGGCGCTCAAGTATCAGCAGGAGCTTCTGCTGTGTTGATCATTGCTGTATTACTATTTAACTTTTTAGCACGTTTCTTAGGTAAGAAACTCCATAAAAAAATTACATCAGCTTAG
- a CDS encoding phosphate ABC transporter substrate-binding protein PstS family protein, which produces MIASVGFLLTVTGCGAVDNGESINAVGSSAMQPLVEAAGEQYSSNHLGKFINVQGGGSGTGLSQVQSGAVQIGDSDLFAEEKEGIDSKLLVDHKVAVVGLTPIINKEVGVSNITMENLRKIFTGEITNWKEVGGKDQDVVLINRATGSGSRHTFEQWVLDGQKAKGSQEQDSTGMVRQIVSTTPGAISYVAFSYVTKDVATLSIDGVKPTENNVKNNKWVIWSYEHMYTKGEPKGLTKEFLEYMLTDEVQEDIVPQLGYIPVSQMQVERDVEGNIKEISK; this is translated from the coding sequence ATGATCGCATCAGTAGGGTTTTTATTGACTGTTACAGGATGTGGCGCAGTTGACAATGGAGAATCTATTAATGCTGTTGGGTCATCTGCCATGCAACCACTTGTTGAGGCAGCTGGTGAACAATATAGTAGTAATCATTTAGGTAAATTTATTAATGTACAAGGTGGAGGTAGTGGAACTGGTTTAAGTCAAGTTCAATCCGGTGCCGTACAGATAGGTGATTCCGATTTGTTTGCAGAAGAAAAAGAAGGAATTGACAGTAAACTATTAGTTGATCATAAAGTAGCTGTTGTTGGATTGACACCAATCATTAATAAAGAAGTTGGTGTGTCAAACATCACAATGGAAAATTTAAGGAAAATATTTACAGGTGAAATTACCAATTGGAAAGAAGTTGGCGGAAAAGATCAAGATGTCGTTTTGATTAATCGAGCTACAGGAAGTGGTAGTCGTCACACGTTTGAACAATGGGTATTGGATGGACAAAAAGCAAAAGGGTCACAAGAACAAGACTCTACTGGGATGGTTAGACAAATCGTTAGTACCACACCTGGCGCAATCAGTTACGTAGCTTTCTCTTATGTTACAAAAGATGTGGCAACATTAAGTATTGATGGTGTAAAACCTACAGAAAATAACGTTAAAAATAATAAATGGGTTATTTGGTCATATGAACATATGTATACAAAAGGAGAACCAAAAGGATTAACAAAAGAGTTCTTAGAATATATGTTGACTGATGAAGTACAAGAAGATATTGTTCCTCAACTTGGTTATATACCAGTATCACAAATGCAAGTTGAGCGTGATGTTGAAGGTAATATAAAAGAAATTTCCAAATAA
- a CDS encoding C1 family peptidase, producing the protein MVKSISNEQIKHMEQKYVANREHLLSQRAVMKNGILASSENQKAVVENNPVFSIDLDTGNVTNQKQSGRCWMFAALNTFRHDVLNNHHIKDFELSQNYTFFWDKFEKANYFYENIIKTSNQELTSREVAFLLATPQQDGGQWDMLVAIIQKYGIVPKTIMPETKSSSSSRELNTYLNKKLRKDALTLRTLIANGASESEVETRKIELLQEIYNLLSTSLGTPPTEFDYSYYDNDGNYHLEQGLTPTSFYDKYIGTDLNDYVSIINAPTKDKPYNQVYTVDMLGNVVGGKEVRHLNVDIETFKNLAIAQLKDGESVWFGCDVGQSSTRDTGIMATDIYSVQDTLDINYDMSKAERLDYGESLMTHAMVLTGVNLINDKPTKWKVENSWGDKVGTKGYFVMSDDWMSEYTYQVVVNKKYLSDDLKEVIEKDDVTVLAPWDPMGALA; encoded by the coding sequence ATGGTTAAATCTATTTCAAATGAACAAATCAAACATATGGAGCAAAAATACGTGGCTAATCGTGAGCATTTATTAAGCCAACGTGCAGTGATGAAAAATGGTATTTTAGCCTCATCAGAAAATCAAAAAGCAGTTGTTGAAAACAATCCCGTTTTCTCTATCGACTTAGATACAGGAAACGTGACAAATCAAAAACAAAGTGGTCGTTGTTGGATGTTTGCAGCCCTTAATACATTCAGACATGATGTCTTAAACAATCATCACATCAAAGACTTCGAATTATCTCAAAACTATACGTTTTTCTGGGATAAATTTGAAAAAGCAAATTACTTCTATGAAAATATTATCAAAACAAGCAACCAAGAATTAACAAGTCGTGAAGTAGCATTTTTACTAGCAACCCCTCAACAAGATGGTGGCCAATGGGATATGTTAGTAGCGATTATCCAAAAATATGGGATTGTGCCAAAAACAATCATGCCTGAAACAAAAAGTAGTTCAAGCAGTCGTGAGTTAAATACTTACTTAAATAAAAAATTAAGAAAAGATGCCTTAACATTAAGAACATTAATTGCTAATGGCGCCTCTGAATCAGAAGTTGAAACTCGTAAAATTGAGTTACTACAAGAAATCTATAATTTATTAAGTACCTCTCTAGGTACACCACCAACTGAATTTGATTATTCTTACTATGATAATGATGGTAACTATCACTTAGAACAAGGGCTAACTCCTACTTCTTTCTATGATAAATATATTGGAACTGATTTAAATGATTATGTCAGCATTATCAATGCCCCAACAAAAGACAAACCTTACAATCAAGTTTATACAGTTGATATGTTAGGAAACGTCGTTGGTGGTAAAGAAGTTCGTCACTTAAACGTTGATATTGAAACATTCAAAAACTTAGCTATCGCGCAATTAAAAGATGGCGAAAGTGTTTGGTTTGGTTGTGATGTTGGCCAATCGTCAACAAGAGATACTGGTATTATGGCAACTGATATTTATAGTGTACAAGATACATTAGATATTAATTATGATATGAGTAAAGCAGAACGTTTAGATTATGGTGAAAGTTTAATGACTCACGCAATGGTCTTAACAGGCGTAAACTTAATCAATGATAAACCAACTAAATGGAAAGTTGAAAATAGTTGGGGGGATAAAGTTGGAACAAAAGGTTATTTTGTCATGAGTGATGATTGGATGAGTGAATACACTTATCAAGTCGTTGTAAACAAAAAATACCTTTCTGATGACTTAAAAGAAGTCATTGAAAAAGATGATGTCACTGTTTTAGCTCCTTGGGATCCAATGGGAGCTCTTGCATAA